The genomic interval TTGGATAATATTGTAACAGTTCCTTTTTCATGTGATCACTCCAAACAAAATAATAATCTGAATTTACGACCATTGTTCCTTTAGGTAAATTATCCCAAGAAAAAATAAATGTAACTGTAGGTATCTTTAAATCTTGTGCTGCTAAAAGAGGAGCAATTGCATTTACTGGTCTTTGGTTTGTTAAAAACAAAACTTTAGGATCTTCTCTTTTTAAGGTTTCTTTTGATTTTATATAATACTCTGACTTTCTTTCTAATTGATGTAGTTTTTGTTCTATTTTAAGAAGTCCTTTTGGTGAATTATAGATAAATACTAATCCATCAACATATAATGATTTTAGACTCTCTTTTAAATTTTTATAACTATTAGGAAATATATAAGATAAGTAAGCTTTATCTTTAAAATTCTTATAATTTTGTTTTAACTCAATTATTTTTTTTGCTCTTTTATACAAATCAGAAATTGGTCTACACTTTCCTATTTCTACTTGAATTTCTTTATAACCTAAATCTATTATAGGAAAACTAGTATTATTCCAATAAGTTACATCAAAATTTTGTTTTAATGCTTCTTCATAAAACTTACCAAAAGCAAAATTTCGTAGTCCTACTCCATCTGGTAATAAAATAAAAGCTTTCATAATAATATATTTTCTAAAATAACTCTATTTAATTCTATTCAACTTTATTCTAATTCGCCTAAAAAACTTTTTTATGTATAATCTATATTTAAAAGTACTGTCTTTCCACAACACATAATTTACTGTTGTTATACTATTACTCTCTAAACCATTTAAAAGTAAATCAATTCTTTCTGTATGTTTCTTATTTGTACCATAGGCTCTAGCATACCATGAATGAAAACCGATAATTATACTGTTATGATAAATTACATTTGTAATGCTATCATTATTAAGTTCTAGAGATTTAGATGTTAAATATTTAATTTTTTCTCCTTTACGTAATAACCATAAATAAAAACAATAATAAGACTCATATAGACTAGACTCATCATATTTATAATCTAAAACTTCATTTAAAAAAAATTCTTCTTTTTCTATTTTTTGATTAGACAACATTTCTTTTCTATTCCATATCAATTTTATTTTATTTAAATCAATAACTGAAAAAAAAGTATTGACACAAAATGGGTTATAATTTCTATGATTAATAACACCTCCATCTCTTACTCCTGAGACAGTGATATTATTTTTATTCATTTCATCGATTAAAATTGTAAGTGTATTATTTGATTTTAAAACAAAATCTTCATCAGCCATTATAATATAGTCGTAATCTAAGTTCTTAAATTTTTTCATCATATATAAAATACTCTGTATACCATACATACCATTTCTTCCATCTATCACGTACCTATCATACTCCAATCCAAACAAATGACTAGTCTTATCGTATAATTTAAAATTAGCTACAGTTGTTAAAATTGCTATTTTCCTCATAATAGTTATTCTTTATAAATCTATAAAATGTTTTTGTACATAATCTTTATTGAATGTTAAATCATTCAAGGAATTCACAAAAAGTTCAGCACTATTTCCAAACCCAAAAACAGGTTTACTTTCTTTTACTTTTAGAATATGAGCATCTTGAATTGCTTTAAATACAGACTCACTTTGGTGATCTGAATGAATTATATGTTTGTGTAAAGACCTTTTTTCCTGTCTTGATCCAATATTTATGGTTGGTATTCCATAATAAGGTGCTTCTCTAATTCCTGCACTAGAATTCCCTATAATAAAATCACTCCTTTTTAACAACTTTAAAAAATATTCAAATCTAATGGACGGAAATATCCTAAACCTAACATTATTATTTAAGCGTTTGTAAGCATTTAAAATTTCTTTAGAACCTAAATCATTATTAGGAAATATTACCACATAATTTCTATCATCCATTAACAAAGCGTCAACAAATTGGTTTGCATAATTTTCCATTTCATTTATTTCTGTGGTAACAGGATGATACATCACTACCCCATAATTCTCGAATGTAATTTCATAATACTCTTTTACTTCTTTTAACGAAGGTAAATTATTTGAAAACATAACATCTACATCTGGAGAACCAATTACAAAAATACTAGCAGCTGCCTCCCCCATTTGTAATAAACGTTTTTTTGCTAAATCGTTTGCTACATAATGTAAATGACTCATTTTAGAAACTGAATGACGAATCAATTCATCAATCGTTCCTGAAACCTCTCCACCTTCTATATGAGCGACTAAAATATTATTTAAGCTACCAACAATTGCTCCTGCTAAAGCTTCAACTCTGTCTCCATGAACTACTATTAAATCTGGTTTTATTTTTTTTATATAACTAGAAAACCCTTCAATTGTTTTTGCTAATGTTAAATCCATAGTCGTTTCGTCAGTATGATTCTCAAAGGTATCAATATGCTTAAAACCAATTCGTTCTACCTCTATAACTGTATAACCGTATTCTTGCATTAAATGCATACCTGTTACAAAGACATAAGGTGTGTATTTTTCATGTTTTTCAAGTGATTCAATCAAAGATTTTATTTTACCAAAATCAGCTCTTGTACCTGTTAAAAACACTACTTTTTTAATCAACATTTTATAATTCTTTAATCTTTTTTACAATAATTTATTTTAGCAATAAATCACCTTTTCCTATTAACTTATAACTTATGGTAGCTGCAACAAATTTTACCCCCCATTTAAAATACAATTTGTGTTTTAAAGGTTTTTTTAATACAACCCTTAAAATATCAAATTCATTAGTTTTTAAGTATCTATAATTTTTATATAAACTAATATATAAAAACATAAGTGTATCTGTAGATATACCATACTCTTTTAACTCTACAATTCTTTCTTTTAACCTATTGTGAATACTAAATGCTACTTCTTTTGAGAAGTCATTAGATATTGTATTTTCGTGTTGCCTATAGCTAACAAGATATTCATCTAAAAAATGTATTTTGATATCTTTGTCCATTAACATTCTTATATGAAAATCTCTATCTTGACCTTTTAATAAAACTACAGATAATAATTTTTTATTCTTAAGATGTTCTTTTTTCCACATTGGGTCACAGACATACCAACTTCGTTTCAAACGTATAAAATCTTCTAATAAATTAACACTATTAAATGTTCTCTTTTCTTGCCCTACTATATTGGTAATACTATCTTTAAAAAATTCAATTTTAGATATTACACAATTTACATCTTCGTTTTTTAAAAAACACTTTACCTTCAATTCTAAAAATTGACTATACATGATATCATCACTATCAAACCAATTTATATAAAGTCCATTTGCTTTAGAAAAACCATAATTTCTACAACTATTCGCTCCTTTTAATAAATTATTAGGCCTGTTATATATTTTTATTCTAGAGTCTTTATTTCTATATTTTTCTAATAAAACAATCGTTCCATCTGTACTGCCGTCATCAACAACTATACACTCCCAATTTGTATAACTTTGTAAAATAATAGAATCTAAAGTTTCACCAAATAAATCCACTCTATTATAGCTCGGGATTATAATAGAAACTAAAGGGTTCTTATTTTTAGTCATACCTTTTTTATTAAAAATTTATTTAATTAAACTCCAAGTTAATTGTTCATCATCATTAATAGCTACTTTGGCTACTTTACCTAAAACATCATTAAAATGTTCTGCTAAAATTTCACCTGTACCAGGTCTTTTTACCCAAATATTTTCTTTGGTAAAAACATCTCCTTTCTTAATTGGTTTAATCGTACAAATTGTTGCAAAAGCAAAATCTATGGTTACTTGTTCTTCTTTTGCTGGTTCTTTAATTCCTCCACGCATTTTCCACATTAATTCAGCACCTTTAATTAAGTTTTTAGTTTCAATTTCATCCATAGAACAAATGATATCTGGCCCCCTTCTTTCCATATTGTCCGTAAAATGTCTTTCTAAAATACTACCGCCTAAAGCCACTGCTCCTAAACAAGCATGATTGCTTATTGTATGATCTGATAAACCAAAAACTCTATCAGGGAAAGCTTTATGCATTTCTGTCATTGCTCCAAAACGAACTAATTCTGGCGGAGTAGGATATAAGTTTGTAGTATGTAAAATAGCTACAGGAACATTTTGTGCATCAAAAACTGCTAATGCTTTTGTGATACTTTCAATAGTATTCATCCCTGTACTTAAAATTACAGGTTTACCAAAACTAGCAATATGCTCTAATAAAGGATAATTATTACATTCTCCAGAGCCTATTTTATAAGCAGCTATATCCATTTTATGTAAACGATTAGCTGCCGCTCTAGAAAAAGGTGTGGATATAAAAATCATTCCTTTACTCTCTACATAATTTTTAAGGGCTATTTCTTCTTCTTCATTCAAAGAGCAACGCTCCATAATCTCATAAATAGAAACGTCTGCATTTCCTGGAATTACTTTTTTTGCAGCTCCACTCATCTCATCCGCTACAATATGTGTTTGATGCTTTAAAACTTCTACACCTGCTCTAGCTGCTGCATCTACCATTTCAAAAGCAACTTTTAAATCCCCTTCATGATTAATACCTAATTCTGCTACTACTAATGGTGGAAAATCAGGTCCTATTTTTCTTCCTGCTATTTCTATATATGGATTATTCACTTTTATATGTTTTATAATAAAAAGAAGCTAAATTAAAATCTTCTAAAGTATCTATATCAATCTTTGCAAAAGGATGCTCTACTATAAAAGGATAATTCTTTTCTCCTAAAATTTGTTCTTTTAGTATTAATGCTGTTTTTGTGATATATAACAACCCGTTTTCATAATACAACGCTTCTAAATCTTGACTTCTTTGTCCAAACTGATAATTATATGGCACAAATATATTATTTATAATCTTACCTAATTTATGTTTATTTTCACTAACCGTCATTAAACTATCAAAATTTCCATTAATAAGAGAATTAAAAGCATTTTGCAATAACTCTTTTGGTCTTAAAGGGTTTGTTGGTTGTAGTAAAATAACATGATCATATTTTATTTCTAAAGTATCTATAACATGTTTCATTACAGCAACCGTTGTCGTATAATCTCCAGAAATTTCTTTAGGTCTATCAACAACCATTACATCATTTTCTAATGCTATTTTTTTTATCTCTACATCATCTGTAGAAACAACAATATCTATACCTAAATTACTATTTTCTTTAGCGTAATTAATACTATGTACTAATAAAGGAATCCCTTCTAATTCTAATATATTTTTATTCACTAACCTTTTAGAGCCACCTCTTGCAGGAATAATAACTATATTTTTCATATTTTTTTTTCTGGTTTCCAATATATCTTAGTACTTGGTAAGTTTTGATATTCTTTAAATTCTTTAATCGTTAATCTATTAGCATTTTTCACCAATTTAGGAAAATTATATAGAACATCAAACAAAGCTTGAAAAACACCTATTGTTGCTTTAAAATCTCCTTTAAATGTTTTAATTTTTATTTGTTGCCATAAAGTATATGCTAACCTTCTAGGTATTTCTTTTAATGGATAAAATAAAAAGTACAAATACCAACCTGCTCTAAAAGATCTTCTCGATCGAATGATATAATCATTATCTTTTTTTCTTGCTCTTATATTTACTCTATGGTGAATCAATATATTAGGATT from Polaribacter sejongensis carries:
- the neuC gene encoding UDP-N-acetylglucosamine 2-epimerase, with translation MLIKKVVFLTGTRADFGKIKSLIESLEKHEKYTPYVFVTGMHLMQEYGYTVIEVERIGFKHIDTFENHTDETTMDLTLAKTIEGFSSYIKKIKPDLIVVHGDRVEALAGAIVGSLNNILVAHIEGGEVSGTIDELIRHSVSKMSHLHYVANDLAKKRLLQMGEAAASIFVIGSPDVDVMFSNNLPSLKEVKEYYEITFENYGVVMYHPVTTEINEMENYANQFVDALLMDDRNYVVIFPNNDLGSKEILNAYKRLNNNVRFRIFPSIRFEYFLKLLKRSDFIIGNSSAGIREAPYYGIPTINIGSRQEKRSLHKHIIHSDHQSESVFKAIQDAHILKVKESKPVFGFGNSAELFVNSLNDLTFNKDYVQKHFIDL
- a CDS encoding glycosyltransferase family 2 protein, whose product is MTKNKNPLVSIIIPSYNRVDLFGETLDSIILQSYTNWECIVVDDGSTDGTIVLLEKYRNKDSRIKIYNRPNNLLKGANSCRNYGFSKANGLYINWFDSDDIMYSQFLELKVKCFLKNEDVNCVISKIEFFKDSITNIVGQEKRTFNSVNLLEDFIRLKRSWYVCDPMWKKEHLKNKKLLSVVLLKGQDRDFHIRMLMDKDIKIHFLDEYLVSYRQHENTISNDFSKEVAFSIHNRLKERIVELKEYGISTDTLMFLYISLYKNYRYLKTNEFDILRVVLKKPLKHKLYFKWGVKFVAATISYKLIGKGDLLLK
- a CDS encoding N-acetylneuraminate synthase family protein, coding for MNNPYIEIAGRKIGPDFPPLVVAELGINHEGDLKVAFEMVDAAARAGVEVLKHQTHIVADEMSGAAKKVIPGNADVSIYEIMERCSLNEEEEIALKNYVESKGMIFISTPFSRAAANRLHKMDIAAYKIGSGECNNYPLLEHIASFGKPVILSTGMNTIESITKALAVFDAQNVPVAILHTTNLYPTPPELVRFGAMTEMHKAFPDRVFGLSDHTISNHACLGAVALGGSILERHFTDNMERRGPDIICSMDEIETKNLIKGAELMWKMRGGIKEPAKEEQVTIDFAFATICTIKPIKKGDVFTKENIWVKRPGTGEILAEHFNDVLGKVAKVAINDDEQLTWSLIK
- a CDS encoding cytidylyltransferase domain-containing protein, whose amino-acid sequence is MKNIVIIPARGGSKRLVNKNILELEGIPLLVHSINYAKENSNLGIDIVVSTDDVEIKKIALENDVMVVDRPKEISGDYTTTVAVMKHVIDTLEIKYDHVILLQPTNPLRPKELLQNAFNSLINGNFDSLMTVSENKHKLGKIINNIFVPYNYQFGQRSQDLEALYYENGLLYITKTALILKEQILGEKNYPFIVEHPFAKIDIDTLEDFNLASFYYKTYKSE